The following coding sequences lie in one Alloacidobacterium dinghuense genomic window:
- a CDS encoding sensor histidine kinase has translation MLSLYQRLILGFLVLIALVGALGMLVRHSFVHLSALDAQQQTADAAVGALSQVQASIAREQVLAAHMASASDRNLYTQLLAQGSATDQNITAATPAIAADQQVLSLQELQRKHAQLMAQLKSAGPETWQRLASDTLRPQLDEIDQSISDDLRTLFSSRTILMATLDHQRFLLRARLIATSGTSLIAAIAIAVVSLLFVILPIRRTAKTARLIGQGDLHQRIEWRNRDDLGDIATEINRMAIRLRDLRETESGRRQMEQQLSDAVVQSIFEPVIVTDAKGHVLKLNQASTELLGEAASDRMALTNTPGGEKILNAIRNAVSMQRAMTGEGEATLLPMRIGSAQRSYRLRTSPMRDGDGKLLGAVTVLEDVTEMQDIDRFKTRFLTVASEKLRDPLQRLRLAIYTLTRGHAGELRPLQTELLAGASDEAEKLDDLMADLIEVAELDTGRRQMKLERLRPIDILDDTYHRFREQAREKNVEITVNAFSDLSHVHADRRALRSIMDNLLSNAMRYTPTGGQIRLVASEFKDGIQFMVQDSGRGIEAERLSTIFGRFTDSSGTGTGLGLALVRRLVETLGGQVSVESRLGQGTTFSFTLPMATAVPSRHQVEIG, from the coding sequence ATGCTGAGCCTGTATCAGAGACTCATCCTTGGATTTTTGGTGCTCATTGCGCTTGTCGGGGCCTTGGGGATGCTCGTTCGCCACTCGTTTGTGCATCTCTCCGCGCTCGACGCGCAACAGCAGACAGCCGACGCCGCCGTGGGAGCGCTCTCGCAGGTGCAGGCATCCATTGCCCGTGAGCAGGTGCTTGCCGCGCACATGGCATCGGCTTCTGATCGGAATCTCTATACTCAGCTTCTTGCGCAAGGCAGCGCAACGGATCAGAACATCACCGCTGCAACCCCGGCCATTGCCGCCGATCAGCAGGTTCTGTCATTGCAGGAGCTGCAGCGGAAGCATGCGCAATTGATGGCTCAGCTCAAGTCCGCAGGACCGGAAACGTGGCAACGCCTGGCAAGCGACACACTACGCCCGCAACTGGATGAGATCGACCAATCCATTTCAGACGACCTGAGGACTCTCTTCAGCAGCCGGACCATCCTCATGGCAACGCTCGATCATCAGCGCTTTCTGCTGCGAGCCCGTCTCATTGCAACCTCTGGAACGAGCCTTATCGCAGCCATTGCCATCGCCGTCGTCTCGCTCCTCTTCGTCATTTTGCCCATCCGTCGCACCGCGAAGACCGCACGATTGATCGGCCAGGGCGATCTGCACCAACGAATTGAGTGGCGCAACCGCGACGATCTGGGCGACATCGCTACAGAAATCAATCGAATGGCTATCCGCCTCCGCGATCTGCGCGAAACGGAGTCGGGCCGGCGGCAGATGGAACAGCAACTGAGCGATGCCGTCGTGCAATCGATCTTTGAGCCGGTGATCGTAACGGACGCCAAAGGTCACGTGCTCAAGCTGAATCAGGCATCAACGGAGCTGCTGGGCGAGGCTGCTTCAGACAGGATGGCCCTTACGAACACGCCGGGCGGAGAAAAGATTCTCAACGCCATCCGCAATGCGGTTTCTATGCAGCGCGCGATGACAGGCGAGGGTGAAGCGACCCTGCTGCCGATGCGCATCGGCAGCGCACAGCGTAGCTATCGCCTGCGCACCTCTCCCATGCGTGACGGAGATGGCAAGCTCCTGGGCGCGGTTACTGTGCTTGAAGACGTCACTGAAATGCAGGACATCGACCGCTTCAAGACCCGCTTTCTTACTGTTGCTTCAGAAAAACTGCGCGATCCGCTGCAACGCCTGCGCCTGGCGATATACACGCTCACAAGGGGACATGCCGGCGAATTACGGCCTCTGCAAACTGAACTTCTCGCAGGCGCCAGCGATGAAGCTGAAAAACTCGATGACCTGATGGCTGACCTGATCGAAGTGGCTGAACTCGATACCGGCCGACGCCAGATGAAGCTCGAACGCCTGCGCCCTATCGACATTCTGGACGATACCTATCATCGATTCCGCGAGCAGGCGCGCGAGAAGAATGTAGAGATTACTGTCAACGCATTCTCTGATCTGTCACACGTTCATGCCGATCGCCGGGCATTGCGCAGCATCATGGACAATCTCCTCTCAAATGCGATGCGCTACACGCCAACAGGCGGGCAGATTCGTCTCGTAGCATCGGAGTTCAAGGATGGAATCCAGTTCATGGTGCAGGACAGCGGACGCGGCATCGAGGCCGAACGCCTGTCGACCATCTTCGGGCGCTTCACCGACAGCTCTGGCACTGGTACAGGCCTTGGTCTCGCGCTGGTGCGCCGGCTGGTTGAAACTCTGGGCGGCCAGGTCTCCGTCGAGAGTCGGCTCGGTCAGGGAACAACCTTCAGCTTTACCTTGCCCATGGCCACAGCTGTGCCTTCGCGCCATCAAGTGGAGATCGGCTGA
- a CDS encoding MMPL family transporter, translating to MALALSPFSYKIERRLETAVHIKGAESEKVDQELAQRFQSPYAHRLVLVISGIPEPDSAQGADALSFLTSSLRSVPGVSGAISSVDWPDPLFTGTNGGALIIVGLDPHDESVEALVPKLRAKADWMEGQLRSQYPNIKLEITGETPLNFDLRKVSADDVNHAEERAMPVTLLLLLLAFGSLVAALLPLGIGMLSISMALGAAALLAHYLHLSILVQNLATMLGLGLGIDYGLLMVSRFREALAEGYPPGCAADIAAVQAGRTLIISATTVAIGFSALLTVPISELRSIGIAGLLVTVWSVMLCTFILPWVLGLLGHRINAARVPLPVKRFKTADSLCAASERWARWGGIVTRRPWTALLIAGIPLLILAFQARRISPGLPEHGSLPAAADSVKALHTLRGMGRSGIVESLRVVLELPTQSQPLSQAGWLAVSRLTKSFQSDPRAEEVLSLPTLTGMSDTADAVTDVPEALRKSFLSTDGQATLIELMPKANLSPNDQIQWVREVRSSDVAAITGVPGTVLRVGGIPALNADYDAVVKERMPKVILGVVLGSLLALLIGLRSLFAAVKAILLNLLSVGAAFGALVLVFQEGYGSKLFGLDQPTGAVFPIVLILSFAIVFGLSMDYEVFLVARVLEERRRGLSESSAVIEGLARTAGLITSAAAIMIAVFTAFTLGSFLVVQMLGFTLAVAVLIDATVVRMIVGPALLQLAGDWNWWPLGLHGVPVTCEKQVIP from the coding sequence ATGGCGCTTGCCCTGTCGCCCTTTTCTTACAAGATCGAACGTCGCCTGGAGACAGCCGTTCACATCAAAGGCGCAGAATCCGAAAAAGTTGACCAGGAACTGGCGCAGCGTTTTCAGTCTCCGTATGCCCATCGCCTGGTTCTGGTAATCAGCGGTATTCCCGAACCGGATTCGGCACAGGGCGCAGATGCATTGAGCTTTTTAACCAGTTCATTGCGCAGCGTGCCAGGAGTGTCGGGTGCGATCTCGAGTGTCGATTGGCCAGATCCGCTATTCACTGGGACCAATGGCGGGGCCTTGATCATCGTCGGTTTGGACCCGCACGATGAAAGCGTCGAGGCGTTGGTTCCCAAGTTGAGGGCAAAAGCGGACTGGATGGAAGGTCAGCTCAGGTCGCAATACCCCAATATCAAGCTGGAGATTACTGGTGAAACGCCACTGAACTTCGATCTTCGCAAGGTGAGCGCAGATGATGTGAACCATGCCGAGGAACGAGCGATGCCGGTAACTCTGCTTCTGTTGTTGCTGGCTTTCGGCAGTCTTGTAGCAGCGCTATTGCCGCTGGGAATTGGAATGCTATCCATCTCGATGGCACTGGGGGCGGCTGCGCTCCTCGCGCATTATCTGCATCTGTCGATTCTGGTGCAGAATCTGGCGACAATGCTCGGCCTTGGCCTGGGCATCGATTATGGATTGCTGATGGTGAGCCGGTTTCGCGAAGCATTGGCCGAGGGGTATCCTCCTGGCTGCGCTGCCGATATTGCTGCCGTGCAGGCAGGCCGGACGCTGATCATCTCAGCAACGACGGTTGCCATCGGATTTTCAGCGCTGCTGACTGTGCCGATCAGCGAACTGCGCTCTATCGGGATAGCTGGCCTGCTGGTAACCGTTTGGAGCGTCATGCTGTGCACATTCATTCTGCCCTGGGTGCTGGGTCTGCTTGGGCATCGCATCAATGCCGCCAGAGTGCCTCTTCCAGTCAAGCGATTCAAAACGGCGGACAGTCTATGCGCGGCGAGCGAGCGTTGGGCGCGGTGGGGTGGCATCGTCACCCGCCGGCCCTGGACAGCGCTGCTTATCGCCGGGATTCCGCTACTGATTCTTGCATTCCAGGCACGGAGAATCTCCCCCGGGCTTCCTGAGCATGGTTCGCTCCCAGCCGCAGCCGATTCGGTAAAAGCCTTGCACACGCTTCGAGGCATGGGACGATCGGGTATAGTCGAGTCTCTCCGGGTGGTTCTGGAGTTGCCGACGCAGTCTCAGCCGCTCTCGCAAGCAGGCTGGCTTGCCGTCAGTCGCTTGACAAAGAGCTTTCAGAGCGATCCCAGAGCGGAAGAGGTTTTATCTCTTCCGACCCTCACCGGAATGTCCGACACTGCGGATGCTGTGACCGATGTGCCCGAGGCACTCCGCAAGAGTTTTCTGAGCACCGATGGCCAGGCTACCTTGATTGAGTTAATGCCGAAAGCCAATCTTTCGCCCAACGATCAGATCCAATGGGTGCGAGAGGTGCGCTCCTCCGATGTCGCCGCGATCACCGGCGTGCCGGGAACCGTGCTGCGCGTTGGGGGTATTCCCGCTCTTAATGCAGATTATGACGCGGTAGTGAAGGAACGCATGCCGAAGGTGATCCTTGGGGTTGTGTTGGGGAGCTTGCTGGCGCTCCTGATCGGATTACGTTCTTTATTTGCGGCGGTTAAGGCAATTTTGCTCAATCTGCTCTCTGTTGGCGCGGCATTCGGCGCGTTGGTTCTTGTTTTTCAGGAAGGCTACGGGAGCAAACTCTTTGGGCTCGACCAACCAACCGGTGCTGTGTTCCCGATTGTGCTGATTCTCTCGTTTGCCATCGTTTTTGGGTTGAGCATGGACTACGAGGTCTTCCTCGTCGCCCGAGTCCTCGAAGAGCGGCGGCGCGGCCTATCCGAGAGTTCAGCCGTGATCGAAGGCCTGGCACGGACGGCCGGGCTCATTACAAGCGCTGCGGCAATTATGATTGCCGTCTTTACAGCGTTCACCCTGGGCAGCTTTCTCGTCGTCCAAATGCTGGGCTTTACGCTCGCTGTGGCGGTGCTTATTGATGCTACCGTGGTGCGGATGATTGTCGGGCCAGCACTCTTGCAACTTGCTGGTGACTGGAATTGGTGGCCCCTTGGCTTACATGGAGTCCCGGTAACGTGTGAAAAGCAGGTTATTCCATAA
- a CDS encoding universal stress protein produces the protein MSAQINLSSDSQDTSLEPAKLRIYLGAAPGVGKTYRMLEDAHMLRHQGIDIVIGLIETHGRKETADLIRDLEIIPQKEIVYRSVTLRELDIDAILARHPHTCIVDELAHTNVPGSRNRKRYEDVQELLDAGINVMTAFNVQHLETLNDAVSRSASTQIRETIPDSFLKRADEVVTVDVTIDELRTRLREGKIYSAEKVEQALANFFRKGNLNMLRELALRTTAEQVSTAASEYRRTQGLEQAPIPEKVMVCVSRRPGTERLIRTGARIAGRLATNWYAVYVENPDKDLRNNDPTAVQRLEEYERMARDLGAKVVVLKDKNVADALIAFSKKENISHVVFGQSARSRFDILLRGSIINRFLAEVRDTTVQVVPMSREKR, from the coding sequence ATGTCCGCGCAGATTAATCTAAGCAGCGACTCCCAGGACACTTCCCTAGAACCTGCCAAGCTGCGCATCTACCTCGGCGCTGCGCCGGGCGTGGGCAAAACCTATCGCATGCTGGAAGACGCGCACATGCTGCGTCACCAGGGCATCGACATTGTCATCGGATTGATCGAAACGCACGGGCGCAAAGAGACGGCCGATCTCATTCGCGACCTCGAAATCATCCCGCAAAAGGAGATCGTCTATCGCTCCGTGACGTTGCGTGAGCTGGACATCGATGCCATCCTGGCGCGGCATCCGCATACCTGCATCGTTGACGAACTGGCGCACACCAACGTTCCCGGATCGCGCAATCGCAAGCGCTACGAAGATGTGCAGGAGCTTCTCGATGCAGGCATCAACGTGATGACCGCGTTCAATGTCCAGCATTTGGAGACTCTAAACGATGCCGTTTCACGTTCTGCCAGCACGCAGATTCGCGAGACAATTCCCGATAGCTTCCTGAAGCGCGCCGACGAAGTTGTAACTGTCGACGTTACAATTGACGAGCTGCGCACCCGACTGCGCGAAGGCAAAATCTACTCCGCGGAAAAGGTCGAGCAGGCATTAGCAAATTTTTTCCGCAAGGGAAACCTGAACATGTTGCGCGAGCTTGCTCTGCGCACAACCGCCGAACAGGTGAGCACGGCCGCCTCCGAATATCGACGCACGCAAGGCTTGGAACAGGCCCCAATTCCCGAAAAAGTGATGGTCTGCGTCTCCCGCCGCCCAGGCACGGAGCGGCTGATCCGAACAGGCGCTCGCATCGCAGGCCGGCTGGCCACGAACTGGTACGCCGTTTACGTGGAGAATCCCGATAAGGACCTGCGGAACAACGACCCCACGGCTGTGCAACGCCTTGAGGAATATGAGCGCATGGCGCGCGATCTGGGCGCTAAGGTCGTAGTCCTCAAAGATAAGAATGTCGCCGATGCGCTCATCGCCTTCAGCAAGAAAGAGAACATCTCGCACGTGGTCTTCGGTCAATCCGCACGATCGCGCTTCGATATTCTGCTGCGCGGCTCGATTATCAACCGCTTCCTCGCTGAGGTCCGCGACACCACCGTCCAGGTCGTGCCTATGAGCAGGGAAAAACGCTGA
- a CDS encoding class I SAM-dependent DNA methyltransferase encodes MPLSVAEFVYRWKINSQSERSGAQSHFIDLCDMLGEKHPAASDSAGERYAFEKPVSRTRGGKGYADVWMRDHFAWEYKGKHKDLKKAYEQLNDYREDLGNPPLLVVCDLDRFEVHTNFTATSKRIYAFNLEDLNRNQVTATCPLPPIDVLRALFGDYSILRPERTDAQVTQDAARLFSRLAERLEIEDRSLGATRAEIAHFLMRLLFCLFADSIGLLPNRVFRNLLQSEDRFTPKRFLRKLRLLFEAMSERDGIFGEHTIKWFNGGLFDSASIIELDRADLGILYEISKNYDWSHVAPAIFGTLFERSLDPARRSLIGAHYTSEEDILLLIEPVLMHPLKQKWAEVRQRVLEALEVERAEEAARNSRQARLRADRQSEKILGAWIEELTSVSVLDPACGSGNFLYVALRRMLDLWLEATRFAAEQGISLVVPRMVSPSQLFGIETEFYAHELASIVVWIGFLQWKHEHGVLEDREPILEKLSNIEHGDAILRYDAESKPYEAEWPRADYIIGNPPYLGGNKVRQELGDQYVTDLFKVYKDRLSGFSDLVCYWFERARTELERGCTKRVGLLATQSIRGGVNRRVIQKIEETGAIFMAWSDREWRLDGAIVHFSFIAFDDGSETQRTLDGQLVVRINSNLTADADTTATVSLPENAKLWAYGSQSKGSFNITADIANKLLVSVSPFGRDYRKVVLRSFNGGQLLDGTTRWVIDFGENMSETEASLYEAPFEYVKCVVKTEREKRRERRQRTHWWLHARPSPKYRAILKTQRRYIATAATSKHRVFVWLTPDILVDHAIIVFAREDDYFLGVLQSSTHEIWSRAKGTQVREAESGFRYTPSSTFETFSFPWPPGTEPSEKKDTRVKAIADTARELVRLRDAWLNPSGVSEDELRKRTLTNLYNQRPEWLANAHRRLDEAVFAAYGWSADLTKQEILARLLILNHERSAKEQETPEEMSTQNPAIPSTAS; translated from the coding sequence ATGCCGTTATCTGTCGCTGAATTTGTCTACCGTTGGAAAATTAACTCTCAATCCGAACGCAGCGGAGCACAATCACACTTTATTGATTTGTGCGACATGCTGGGTGAAAAGCATCCTGCTGCAAGTGATTCGGCTGGCGAACGTTATGCCTTTGAAAAGCCTGTAAGCAGAACACGCGGCGGCAAAGGATACGCCGACGTCTGGATGCGCGACCACTTCGCCTGGGAATACAAGGGCAAGCACAAAGATCTCAAAAAGGCCTACGAGCAGCTTAACGACTACCGTGAGGACCTCGGCAATCCTCCCCTGCTGGTCGTCTGCGACCTTGACCGTTTTGAAGTCCACACCAACTTCACCGCAACCTCCAAGCGCATCTACGCCTTCAATCTTGAAGACCTCAACCGCAATCAGGTCACCGCAACCTGCCCTCTTCCGCCCATCGATGTGCTGCGTGCTCTCTTCGGCGACTACAGCATTCTGCGCCCCGAACGAACTGACGCGCAGGTCACGCAGGACGCTGCCCGCCTCTTCAGCCGCCTCGCTGAACGGCTTGAAATCGAAGACCGCAGCCTCGGAGCCACGCGCGCAGAAATCGCGCACTTCCTCATGCGCCTGCTCTTCTGCCTCTTCGCCGATTCCATCGGTCTGCTGCCCAACCGCGTCTTTCGCAATCTCCTCCAGAGCGAAGACCGCTTTACCCCAAAGCGATTCCTGCGCAAGCTCCGGCTCCTCTTTGAGGCAATGAGCGAGCGTGACGGCATCTTTGGCGAGCACACCATCAAGTGGTTTAACGGCGGCCTCTTCGACAGCGCTTCGATCATTGAGCTCGATCGCGCCGACCTCGGCATCCTCTATGAGATCTCGAAAAATTACGACTGGTCACACGTCGCTCCTGCGATTTTCGGCACTCTGTTTGAGCGGTCACTTGATCCCGCGCGTCGCTCGCTGATCGGAGCACACTACACCAGCGAAGAAGACATCCTGCTGCTGATTGAGCCTGTGTTGATGCATCCGCTCAAACAGAAATGGGCGGAGGTGCGCCAAAGAGTTTTGGAAGCTCTGGAAGTGGAGCGCGCGGAAGAAGCTGCACGGAATAGCCGCCAGGCGCGCCTGCGCGCGGACCGCCAGTCGGAGAAGATTCTTGGCGCGTGGATCGAGGAGCTTACCAGCGTAAGCGTGCTCGATCCCGCCTGCGGCTCCGGAAACTTTCTCTATGTCGCCCTGCGCCGCATGCTTGACCTCTGGCTGGAAGCAACACGTTTTGCCGCCGAGCAGGGTATTTCGCTGGTCGTTCCCAGAATGGTGTCGCCGAGCCAGCTCTTCGGCATTGAAACGGAGTTCTATGCACATGAGCTTGCCTCCATCGTGGTCTGGATTGGATTCCTGCAATGGAAGCACGAGCACGGCGTCTTGGAAGACCGCGAGCCTATCCTGGAGAAGCTCTCGAATATCGAGCACGGCGACGCCATCCTCCGATACGATGCCGAAAGCAAGCCCTATGAAGCGGAATGGCCACGAGCCGACTACATAATCGGAAACCCACCTTATCTGGGCGGCAATAAAGTTCGGCAGGAGCTGGGCGATCAATATGTAACTGACCTTTTTAAGGTCTACAAGGATCGGTTATCCGGCTTTTCAGATCTTGTCTGCTATTGGTTCGAAAGGGCACGAACAGAGCTCGAACGAGGCTGCACAAAACGGGTTGGCTTATTGGCAACACAGAGCATTAGAGGTGGCGTAAATAGACGCGTAATTCAGAAGATCGAAGAAACCGGCGCGATATTTATGGCTTGGAGTGATCGGGAGTGGCGTTTGGACGGTGCGATCGTACACTTCTCTTTCATTGCATTCGACGATGGTAGCGAAACACAACGTACACTCGACGGGCAATTGGTTGTTCGAATCAATTCCAACCTTACTGCAGACGCGGACACCACTGCCACAGTTAGCCTTCCGGAAAATGCAAAGCTTTGGGCGTACGGTTCTCAGTCGAAAGGCTCGTTCAACATTACTGCTGATATTGCAAATAAGCTACTTGTGTCGGTGAGTCCGTTCGGACGTGACTATCGGAAAGTCGTTTTGAGGAGCTTCAACGGCGGACAACTGCTCGATGGAACAACTCGTTGGGTGATCGATTTCGGTGAGAACATGAGCGAAACTGAGGCCTCGCTCTATGAGGCCCCGTTTGAGTACGTGAAATGTGTTGTGAAGACGGAGCGCGAGAAAAGAAGGGAGCGACGTCAGAGAACGCATTGGTGGCTTCACGCGAGGCCATCACCAAAATATCGCGCAATTCTAAAGACCCAGCGCCGTTATATTGCGACCGCCGCGACTTCAAAACATCGTGTGTTCGTGTGGCTGACTCCAGACATCCTGGTCGATCATGCAATCATCGTGTTCGCACGGGAAGATGACTACTTCCTCGGTGTGCTACAGTCATCGACCCACGAGATTTGGTCCCGGGCAAAAGGCACCCAAGTCCGCGAGGCAGAGAGCGGTTTTCGATACACGCCATCATCAACCTTCGAAACCTTTTCCTTTCCATGGCCGCCCGGAACCGAGCCCTCAGAAAAGAAAGATACCCGTGTTAAGGCTATCGCTGACACGGCCCGGGAACTTGTCCGTTTGCGCGATGCGTGGCTGAATCCGTCGGGGGTGAGTGAGGACGAGCTACGAAAGCGCACCCTGACTAATCTCTACAACCAGCGTCCGGAGTGGCTGGCCAATGCCCATCGCAGGCTCGACGAAGCAGTCTTTGCCGCCTACGGCTGGTCGGCTGATCTCACAAAGCAGGAGATTCTGGCCCGCCTCCTGATTCTCAACCACGAGCGCAGTGCGAAGGAGCAAGAGACCCCGGAAGAAATGTCAACTCAGAACCCCGCTATTCCTTCGACAGCCTCCTGA
- a CDS encoding outer membrane lipoprotein-sorting protein — MIFLRHIVMLPRSRKPGRYPQSRWANRAFGTIRAFLALVMLLSLMHPSRAFAASSDLETVLAGSRQRIEKLDYRATGRLTKVDGDGKRTNYKFVGKAHWFPDGLLLLCEISGPAASDKTTLLLHMNASGHVTIEAMLPGAKTVSSLPFEHWNDPLLGTDFSYEDMVESQFFWKNQQLLPPAKYGARDCFVLKSTSGSQDRSHYDSVTSWIDRSILFPVHVVKTLHGTGQQKEFIYYGLRQIRGDWSASQVEAKMQGKPGSSMLVIEGGSGKANLGRKDFDLGQSGAQAK; from the coding sequence ATGATCTTCCTGCGCCACATCGTGATGCTCCCTCGCAGCCGCAAGCCTGGCCGGTATCCACAGTCCCGATGGGCAAATCGCGCCTTTGGGACGATTCGAGCATTCCTCGCGTTGGTGATGCTGTTGTCGCTGATGCATCCATCGCGCGCCTTCGCAGCAAGTTCCGACCTGGAGACGGTGCTGGCGGGCTCGCGCCAGCGGATTGAGAAATTGGATTACCGCGCAACCGGCCGCCTCACAAAGGTTGACGGCGATGGCAAGCGCACGAACTATAAATTTGTCGGCAAGGCGCACTGGTTTCCCGATGGTCTGCTCCTGCTCTGTGAGATCTCCGGGCCTGCTGCCTCAGACAAAACCACACTCCTGCTACACATGAACGCAAGCGGGCACGTGACCATCGAAGCAATGCTTCCTGGAGCGAAGACCGTTAGCTCGTTGCCATTCGAACATTGGAATGACCCGCTCTTAGGAACGGACTTCTCCTATGAAGACATGGTAGAGAGCCAGTTCTTCTGGAAGAATCAGCAACTCCTGCCGCCGGCGAAATACGGTGCACGCGACTGCTTCGTCCTTAAGAGCACGTCAGGCTCTCAGGACCGGAGTCACTATGACTCCGTAACGTCCTGGATCGACCGCAGCATTTTGTTCCCAGTGCATGTCGTCAAGACGCTTCACGGGACGGGCCAACAGAAGGAATTCATTTATTACGGGCTGCGGCAGATCCGTGGGGATTGGTCCGCGTCGCAAGTAGAAGCAAAGATGCAAGGCAAGCCCGGCTCCTCGATGCTTGTCATCGAAGGGGGCTCAGGAAAGGCAAATCTTGGACGCAAAGACTTTGACCTCGGCCAGTCCGGTGCTCAGGCAAAATAA